A genomic window from Vicinamibacterales bacterium includes:
- a CDS encoding urate hydroxylase PuuD, whose translation MNITEWLNLIFRWIHVVAAILWVGSTFYFTWLDGRMRRLEAGQERSGVWMVHSGGFYTVVKQTSLGVAPDQVHWFRWEAMVTFLSGFALMTVVYYHGGLMVDPIEPAVSPVVASAIGVGTLFFGWPVYDLLARSPLAKHTAVFGAIGLAVIVAIAAGLSAVLSTRATYIHIGGLFGVIMVNNVWMRILPPQRRMIAAGVRGEPFDPAAAAGAKRRSMHNTFLAIPTVLVMISNHYPTATYGNRYAIPILAALILVGWAAAAWLRR comes from the coding sequence ATGAACATCACCGAATGGCTCAACTTGATCTTCCGCTGGATCCACGTCGTCGCCGCGATTCTGTGGGTCGGCTCGACCTTCTACTTCACCTGGCTCGACGGCCGGATGCGGCGGCTCGAGGCGGGGCAGGAGCGATCCGGCGTCTGGATGGTGCACAGCGGCGGGTTCTACACCGTCGTCAAGCAGACGTCGCTGGGTGTCGCGCCGGATCAGGTGCACTGGTTCCGCTGGGAGGCGATGGTCACGTTCCTCAGCGGCTTCGCGCTGATGACCGTCGTCTACTATCACGGCGGGCTGATGGTCGATCCGATCGAGCCGGCGGTGTCGCCGGTGGTGGCCTCGGCGATCGGCGTCGGCACGCTGTTCTTCGGCTGGCCGGTGTATGACCTGCTGGCGCGTTCGCCGCTGGCGAAGCACACCGCGGTGTTCGGGGCGATCGGATTGGCCGTCATCGTCGCGATCGCCGCCGGGCTGTCGGCGGTGCTCAGCACGCGCGCGACCTACATCCACATCGGGGGGTTGTTCGGGGTCATCATGGTGAACAACGTGTGGATGCGCATCCTGCCGCCGCAGCGGCGGATGATCGCCGCCGGCGTCCGCGGCGAGCCGTTCGATCCGGCGGCCGCGGCCGGGGCGAAGCGCCGTTCGATGCACAACACGTTTCTCGCGATCCCGACCGTGCTGGTGATGATCAGCAACCACTATCCGACGGCGACGTATGGGAATCGCTACGCGATTCCGATTCTCGCCGCGCTGATCCTCGTCGGCTGGGCCGCCGCGGCCTGGCTGCGCCGCTGA
- the uraH gene encoding hydroxyisourate hydrolase: MTISTHVLDTSLGRPAGGVAVALMKQQGAVWIEVFTGATDADGRVPPLRDVATATGSWRLTFDAGAYFARRGVESFYTVIAIDFVVRSPDAHYHVPLLISPFGYSTYRGS; the protein is encoded by the coding sequence GTGACGATTTCCACGCACGTCCTCGACACGTCGCTCGGGCGCCCCGCCGGTGGTGTGGCAGTCGCGCTGATGAAGCAGCAGGGGGCGGTGTGGATCGAGGTGTTCACCGGCGCGACCGACGCCGACGGCCGCGTTCCGCCGCTGCGCGACGTCGCGACGGCGACGGGGTCGTGGCGTCTCACGTTCGACGCCGGCGCCTACTTCGCGCGCCGCGGCGTCGAGTCCTTCTACACGGTCATCGCCATCGACTTCGTCGTCCGGTCGCCGGACGCGCACTATCACGTGCCGCTCTTGATCAGTCCGTTCGGCTATTCGACGTATCGCGGCAGTTGA
- a CDS encoding xanthine dehydrogenase family protein molybdopterin-binding subunit — protein MEPPQIGRPVRRKEGRAKVTGEAVYVDDLSPAGVLHGVTVRSPAARGRIAGLRFDPRVPWDEFVVVTAADIPGRNRVTLITDDQPYLASDAVNHPEEPIALIAHPDRARADDARRHVTVEIEPLPAVLTIDDALAAREVIWGTDNVFKRYAVVKGDVDAAFASGALIVEGEYETGSQEQLYIEPNGMLAIADRGRVTVWGSMQCPYYIHHALAALFGLPENRIRVVQMETGGGFGGKEEYPSMIAGHAALLAWKSGRPVKMIYGRSEDMAATTKRHPSRTRHRTAVSPDGTLLAMDIDFTIDGGAYCTLSPVVLSRGTIHAAGPYACPNVRVQGRAVATNVPPHGAFRGFGAPQSLFALERHMDRVAAAAGLSPDEFRRRNFIRSGDTLAVGQTIAEPVNLSGLLDRAMAVSGYRKKRERFARENDGRTVKKGIGLASFMHGAGFTGSGEVHLQSAASVEATHEGGIRVLAASTEIGQGTNTIFSQIAAEALGIDCDDVEVVQPDTSVVPDSGPTVASRTCMVVGKLVESAATALKHSLVDAGLLPATYTRAEFHAACRRYVAAFGNLRHTSHYKPPAGLRWDDERYLGDAYGTYGWAVYVAEVSVDMTTWETRVDDFVAVQEVGRVINPTLAAGQIEGGVAQGIGWALYEDVVWRDGRMANAQMTNYIIPTSLDLPEIRVYFDEVPYRHGPGGAKGIGELPMDGPAPAIFNAVAHATGVDVRRLPLTPERLMMAAEPADARV, from the coding sequence GTGGAGCCTCCCCAGATCGGCCGCCCCGTCCGCCGCAAGGAAGGGCGCGCGAAAGTCACCGGCGAGGCCGTCTACGTCGACGACCTGTCGCCGGCCGGCGTGCTGCACGGCGTCACCGTCCGCAGCCCGGCCGCTCGCGGCCGCATCGCCGGCCTCCGCTTCGATCCGCGCGTGCCCTGGGACGAGTTCGTCGTCGTGACCGCGGCAGACATCCCCGGCCGCAACCGCGTGACGCTGATCACCGACGATCAGCCGTATCTCGCGTCCGACGCCGTCAATCATCCGGAAGAGCCGATCGCGCTCATCGCGCATCCCGACCGCGCCCGCGCCGACGACGCGCGACGTCACGTCACCGTCGAGATCGAGCCGCTCCCGGCGGTGTTGACGATCGACGACGCCCTCGCCGCGCGCGAGGTCATCTGGGGCACCGACAACGTGTTCAAGCGCTACGCCGTCGTCAAAGGGGACGTCGACGCGGCGTTCGCATCCGGCGCGCTCATCGTCGAGGGGGAGTACGAAACCGGATCGCAGGAGCAGCTCTACATCGAGCCGAACGGGATGCTGGCGATCGCCGATCGCGGCCGCGTCACCGTCTGGGGATCGATGCAGTGTCCGTACTACATCCACCACGCGCTCGCGGCGCTGTTCGGGCTGCCCGAAAACCGCATCCGCGTGGTGCAGATGGAGACCGGGGGCGGGTTCGGCGGCAAGGAAGAGTATCCGTCCATGATCGCCGGGCATGCGGCGCTGCTCGCCTGGAAGTCCGGACGGCCGGTCAAGATGATCTACGGCCGCAGCGAAGACATGGCGGCGACGACGAAGCGGCATCCGTCGAGGACGAGACACCGCACCGCCGTGTCGCCCGACGGAACGCTCCTCGCCATGGACATCGACTTCACGATCGACGGCGGCGCGTATTGCACGCTGTCGCCGGTCGTGCTGTCGCGCGGCACGATCCACGCCGCCGGCCCGTACGCCTGTCCCAACGTGCGCGTCCAGGGACGCGCCGTCGCCACCAACGTGCCGCCGCACGGCGCGTTCCGCGGCTTCGGCGCGCCGCAGAGCCTGTTCGCGCTCGAGCGCCACATGGATCGCGTCGCCGCCGCCGCCGGCCTGTCGCCCGACGAGTTCCGCCGCCGCAACTTCATCCGCAGCGGCGATACCCTCGCCGTCGGTCAGACGATCGCGGAGCCGGTGAACCTGTCCGGCCTGCTCGATCGGGCGATGGCGGTGTCCGGCTACCGCAAGAAGCGCGAGCGGTTCGCGCGCGAGAACGACGGCCGCACCGTCAAGAAGGGGATCGGCCTCGCGAGCTTCATGCACGGCGCCGGCTTCACCGGCTCCGGTGAAGTGCACCTGCAGTCGGCCGCGTCGGTCGAAGCGACGCACGAAGGAGGAATCCGCGTGCTGGCGGCCAGCACCGAGATCGGGCAGGGAACGAACACGATCTTCTCCCAGATCGCCGCCGAGGCGCTGGGCATCGACTGCGACGACGTCGAGGTCGTGCAGCCTGACACCTCCGTCGTTCCCGACAGCGGCCCCACCGTCGCGTCCCGCACCTGCATGGTCGTCGGCAAGCTGGTGGAATCGGCCGCCACCGCGCTGAAGCATTCGCTGGTGGATGCCGGGCTGCTGCCGGCGACCTACACGCGCGCCGAGTTCCACGCCGCCTGCCGCCGCTACGTCGCCGCGTTCGGCAACCTCCGCCACACCAGCCACTACAAGCCGCCCGCGGGACTCAGGTGGGACGACGAGCGGTACCTCGGTGACGCGTACGGCACGTACGGCTGGGCGGTGTACGTCGCCGAGGTGTCCGTGGACATGACGACCTGGGAGACGCGCGTCGACGACTTCGTCGCCGTGCAGGAAGTCGGACGCGTCATCAATCCGACGCTGGCCGCGGGGCAGATCGAAGGCGGCGTGGCGCAGGGCATCGGCTGGGCCCTCTACGAGGACGTCGTGTGGCGCGACGGCCGGATGGCGAATGCGCAGATGACGAACTACATCATCCCGACGTCGCTCGACCTGCCGGAGATCCGCGTCTACTTCGACGAGGTGCCGTACCGGCACGGCCCCGGCGGCGCCAAGGGGATCGGCGAGCTGCCGATGGACGGTCCGGCGCCGGCGATCTTCAACGCCGTGGCGCATGCGACGGGCGTCGACGTGCGGCGGCTGCCGCTGACGCCGGAGCGTCTCATGATGGCGGCGGAACCGGCGGACGCGCGCGTATGA
- a CDS encoding Gfo/Idh/MocA family oxidoreductase codes for MTLRWALLSTARINRLIIPAVRASARSRLTTVASRSIDRGRAYAAEWKIPRVARSYEALLDDPEIDVVYIPLPNSLHVEWTIRALEAGKHVLCEKPLALSVEEVDRVAGAAARTGRVATEGFMYRHQPLTHAVETVVGSGRLGEVRSFKGAFTFPLTREGDVRFDPALGGGSLWDVGCYPVSYSCMLAAAPPQEVFGWQQTSATGIDLEFSGMMRFAGGGVAQFDCGFVGPFRAEMEVVGRDASLRVERPFRTDDLSRLILTSGDEREILPFPSAPPFSGEIADMEAAVLDGAAPRVSLAESRRTVATLSALYESARSARPVKL; via the coding sequence ATGACGCTGCGCTGGGCTCTGCTGAGCACCGCACGAATCAACCGGTTGATCATCCCCGCCGTGCGCGCCTCGGCGCGCAGCCGGCTCACCACTGTCGCCTCACGCTCGATCGACAGGGGACGCGCCTACGCCGCCGAATGGAAGATTCCTCGCGTGGCGCGATCGTACGAGGCGCTGCTCGACGATCCGGAGATCGACGTCGTCTACATCCCGCTGCCCAACAGCCTGCACGTCGAATGGACGATCCGGGCGCTCGAGGCAGGCAAGCACGTGCTCTGTGAGAAGCCGCTGGCGCTCAGCGTCGAGGAGGTCGATCGCGTCGCCGGCGCGGCCGCCCGCACCGGACGAGTGGCGACGGAAGGGTTCATGTACCGTCATCAGCCGCTCACGCACGCCGTGGAGACCGTCGTCGGCAGCGGCCGGCTGGGGGAAGTCCGCAGCTTCAAGGGCGCGTTCACGTTTCCGCTCACCCGCGAAGGGGACGTGCGGTTCGATCCCGCGCTCGGCGGAGGCTCGCTGTGGGACGTCGGCTGCTATCCCGTGAGTTACAGCTGCATGCTGGCAGCAGCGCCCCCGCAGGAGGTGTTCGGCTGGCAGCAGACGTCGGCGACGGGCATCGATCTCGAGTTCTCGGGCATGATGCGCTTCGCCGGCGGCGGCGTGGCGCAGTTCGACTGCGGCTTCGTCGGCCCGTTCCGCGCCGAAATGGAGGTCGTCGGCCGCGACGCCTCGCTTCGCGTCGAGCGTCCGTTCCGCACGGACGACCTCAGCCGGTTGATCCTCACCAGCGGGGACGAGCGCGAGATTCTTCCGTTTCCCTCCGCCCCGCCATTCTCCGGTGAGATTGCCGACATGGAAGCGGCGGTGCTCGACGGCGCCGCGCCGCGCGTATCGCTCGCCGAATCCCGCCGAACCGTCGCGACGCTGTCGGCGTTGTACGAATCGGCGCGCAGCGCGCGGCCGGTGAAGCTCTAG
- the pepF gene encoding oligoendopeptidase F, which yields MRNIRIPALASAAVLSLTLVASGQERDRAKIPDKYKWNVADLYASEEAWRAAKEKLTAGIPKIAAFQGTLGSSPARLADALDAANAISKDLQRVYLYASLLADQDTRVSKYQGMQQEMQQVAAGFGQQVAFIEPEILKIDKATLDGWTAKEPRLKTYTHYLNDIQRRRPHTLSDAEEKLLAASSLVANASSSTYNILSNADFPYPTVTLSDGKSVKLDSSAFSLYRGVPNREDRKKVMDAFFNALGRYKGTFGTTLNGQVQANLFYANARKYETALDSALDGPNVPAPVYKSLVDGVNQGLPTFHRYLQLRKRMMGLPDLQYYDLYAPLVASADLTYTPEEAEKHILAALAPLGADYVAAVRRAFNDRWIDLLPNDGKRSGAYSNGAAYDVHPYMLINFNGKYNDVSTVAHELGHTMQSYLSNKTQPFHLANYPIFVAEVASTFNEALLNDYMLKTIKDNDTRLSLLGSYLENIKGTVFRQTQFAEFELRMHEMAEKGAPITGEALDKLYLEITRKYYGHDKNVCGVPDYIAHEWAFIPHFYYNFYVFQYATSFTASEALASRVLAGDAAATRRYLTFLSAGGSKYPIDLLKDAGVDMTTGEPLQLTLKKMNAVMDEMEKLLAKK from the coding sequence ATGCGCAACATCCGCATTCCCGCCCTTGCATCCGCCGCCGTTCTCTCGCTCACGCTCGTCGCCTCCGGGCAGGAACGCGACCGCGCGAAGATTCCCGATAAGTACAAGTGGAACGTCGCCGACCTCTATGCGAGTGAAGAGGCCTGGCGGGCCGCCAAGGAAAAGCTCACCGCCGGCATTCCGAAGATCGCCGCATTCCAGGGCACCCTGGGATCGTCACCGGCGCGGCTGGCCGATGCGCTCGATGCCGCGAACGCGATCAGCAAGGATCTGCAGCGCGTCTATCTCTACGCCAGCCTGCTTGCCGATCAGGACACCCGGGTCAGCAAGTACCAAGGCATGCAGCAGGAGATGCAGCAGGTCGCGGCGGGCTTCGGCCAGCAGGTCGCGTTCATCGAGCCCGAGATCCTGAAGATCGACAAGGCGACGCTCGACGGCTGGACGGCGAAGGAACCGCGCCTCAAGACCTACACGCACTATCTCAACGACATCCAGCGCCGGCGGCCGCACACCTTGTCCGACGCGGAGGAGAAGCTGCTCGCCGCCTCCTCGCTCGTCGCCAACGCCTCGTCGTCCACCTACAACATCCTGTCGAACGCGGATTTCCCGTATCCCACGGTGACGCTGAGCGACGGGAAATCGGTGAAGCTCGACTCCTCGGCCTTCAGCCTCTATCGCGGCGTGCCCAACCGCGAGGATCGCAAGAAGGTGATGGACGCGTTCTTCAACGCGCTCGGCCGCTACAAGGGCACCTTCGGCACCACGCTGAACGGTCAGGTGCAGGCGAACCTGTTCTACGCCAACGCCCGCAAGTACGAGACCGCGCTCGATTCGGCGCTCGACGGGCCGAACGTGCCGGCGCCGGTCTACAAGAGCCTGGTCGACGGCGTGAACCAGGGGCTGCCGACGTTCCATCGCTACCTGCAGCTGCGCAAGCGGATGATGGGACTGCCCGACCTGCAGTACTACGATCTCTACGCGCCGCTGGTGGCGTCCGCCGATCTGACCTACACGCCCGAAGAGGCGGAGAAGCACATCCTCGCGGCGCTGGCGCCGCTCGGCGCCGACTACGTCGCCGCGGTCCGCCGCGCGTTCAACGACCGGTGGATCGACCTGCTGCCGAACGACGGCAAGCGCTCCGGCGCGTACTCGAACGGCGCCGCCTACGACGTCCACCCCTACATGCTGATCAACTTCAACGGCAAGTACAACGACGTCAGCACGGTGGCGCACGAGCTCGGCCACACGATGCAGAGCTACCTGTCGAACAAGACGCAGCCGTTCCATCTGGCCAACTACCCGATCTTCGTCGCCGAGGTCGCCTCGACGTTCAACGAGGCGCTGCTCAACGACTACATGCTGAAGACGATCAAAGACAACGACACGCGGCTGTCGCTGCTCGGCAGCTATCTCGAGAACATCAAGGGGACCGTGTTCCGCCAGACCCAGTTCGCCGAGTTCGAGCTGCGGATGCACGAGATGGCGGAAAAAGGGGCGCCGATCACCGGCGAGGCGCTGGACAAGCTCTATCTCGAGATCACGCGCAAGTACTACGGGCACGACAAGAACGTCTGCGGCGTCCCCGACTACATCGCCCACGAGTGGGCGTTCATCCCGCACTTCTATTACAACTTCTACGTCTTCCAGTACGCCACGTCGTTCACCGCGTCCGAAGCGCTGGCCTCCAGGGTCCTCGCCGGCGATGCCGCCGCCACCAGGCGTTACCTGACGTTTCTCTCGGCCGGCGGATCGAAATACCCGATCGACCTGCTGAAGGACGCAGGGGTCGACATGACGACGGGCGAGCCGCTGCAGTTGACGCTGAAGAAGATGAACGCGGTGATGGACGAGATGGAGAAGCTGCTCGCTAAGAAGTGA
- the alc gene encoding allantoicase, whose product MSEFTHLIDLASARLGGQAIAANDDFFAEKENLIKPEPPVFIPGKYTDRGKWMDGWESRRRRTPGHDWCIVKLGVPGVVHAFIVDTAFFTGNYPTHCWIDGCGLPEGADAAAPDVEWHPVLARSELGGDTQNTFTLRLNPRNERRFTHLRLNIFPDGGVARLRVMGESLPDWSRVLAGGKAIDLAAAIHGGYVVDTSDRFYGEPRNMLMPYRAANMGDGWETKRRRGPGHDWAIVRLGLEAAVAGAEVDTAHFKGNYPDSASIEAALIRDEGKGVSADVAARAIAHWAMLLAPTRLRADHRHVFGPDVAPNVVASHVRLNIFPDGGVSRFRVHGVPVAEARRAAVLRQLNAMDAPELRALLADFCAAPAWIERVALARPFASADAVFAAADAAGEGISMDDWREAFRHHPRIGERGAEKRQSDAARAMSSEEQQAAAAAEAPERAALAEANLQYEQRFGHVFIVSAAGRSAGEILALIRQRMPNDPAAELAIAAAEQRAITRLRLERVLG is encoded by the coding sequence ATGAGCGAGTTCACGCACCTCATCGATCTGGCGTCCGCGCGGCTGGGCGGGCAGGCGATCGCCGCCAATGACGACTTCTTCGCCGAGAAGGAGAACCTGATCAAGCCGGAGCCGCCGGTCTTCATTCCGGGCAAGTACACGGATCGCGGCAAGTGGATGGACGGTTGGGAGTCTCGCCGCCGCCGCACGCCCGGACACGACTGGTGCATCGTGAAGCTCGGGGTGCCCGGTGTGGTTCACGCCTTCATCGTCGACACGGCGTTCTTCACCGGCAATTATCCGACGCACTGCTGGATCGACGGGTGCGGCCTGCCCGAAGGGGCGGATGCGGCGGCGCCCGATGTCGAATGGCATCCGGTGCTCGCGCGCAGCGAGTTGGGCGGCGACACGCAGAACACTTTCACGCTTCGGCTGAATCCGCGCAACGAGCGGCGCTTCACGCACCTGCGCCTCAACATCTTTCCCGACGGCGGCGTGGCGCGGCTGCGCGTCATGGGTGAATCGCTGCCGGACTGGTCGCGCGTGCTTGCCGGCGGCAAGGCCATCGATCTCGCGGCGGCGATCCACGGCGGCTACGTGGTGGACACCAGCGACCGGTTCTACGGGGAGCCGCGCAACATGCTGATGCCGTACCGCGCCGCCAACATGGGGGACGGGTGGGAGACGAAGCGGCGGCGCGGTCCGGGGCACGACTGGGCGATCGTCCGGCTGGGGCTCGAGGCGGCGGTCGCCGGCGCGGAGGTCGACACCGCCCATTTCAAGGGAAACTATCCCGACAGCGCCTCGATCGAGGCGGCTCTGATCCGCGACGAAGGCAAAGGGGTCTCGGCGGACGTGGCGGCACGCGCCATCGCGCACTGGGCGATGCTGCTGGCGCCAACCAGGCTGCGGGCGGATCACCGGCACGTGTTCGGTCCGGACGTGGCGCCGAACGTCGTCGCCTCGCACGTGCGGCTCAACATCTTTCCCGATGGCGGCGTCAGCCGGTTTCGCGTCCACGGCGTCCCTGTTGCGGAGGCGCGGCGGGCGGCGGTGCTGCGGCAGTTGAACGCGATGGACGCCCCCGAGCTGCGTGCGCTGCTCGCCGACTTCTGCGCCGCCCCGGCGTGGATCGAGCGTGTCGCGCTGGCGCGCCCGTTCGCGTCGGCCGATGCGGTGTTCGCGGCGGCGGATGCGGCGGGGGAGGGGATTTCGATGGACGACTGGCGCGAGGCCTTCCGGCACCATCCGCGCATCGGCGAGCGTGGGGCGGAGAAGCGTCAATCGGACGCGGCGCGGGCGATGTCCTCCGAGGAGCAGCAGGCTGCCGCGGCCGCCGAGGCGCCCGAGCGCGCCGCGCTGGCCGAGGCGAACCTGCAGTACGAGCAACGCTTCGGCCACGTGTTCATCGTGTCGGCGGCGGGCCGGAGCGCCGGTGAGATTCTCGCGCTGATCCGTCAGCGGATGCCGAACGATCCCGCGGCGGAGCTGGCGATCGCGGCAGCGGAGCAGCGCGCCATCACGCGTCTTCGTCTCGAACGGGTGCTGGGGTGA
- a CDS encoding (2Fe-2S)-binding protein yields the protein MTSRLRCTINGTPYDLQAHPMTRLLDVIRGLGLTGTKEGCGEGECGACGVLLDGMLVNSCLTPAAHAAGASITTIEGLASGDTLHEVQEAFLEHGGAQCGICTPGMVLAAHELLSRNPEPTEDEIHAALAGNLCRCTGYLRIFEAVLEASRRQ from the coding sequence ATGACCTCGCGCCTCAGATGCACCATCAACGGGACGCCGTACGACCTCCAGGCGCACCCGATGACCCGGCTGCTCGACGTGATCCGCGGGCTCGGGCTCACCGGCACGAAGGAAGGCTGCGGCGAAGGGGAGTGCGGCGCCTGCGGCGTGCTGCTCGACGGCATGCTGGTGAACAGCTGTCTGACGCCGGCCGCGCATGCGGCCGGCGCGTCGATCACCACGATCGAAGGGCTCGCCTCCGGCGACACGCTGCACGAAGTGCAGGAGGCGTTTCTCGAGCACGGCGGCGCGCAGTGCGGCATCTGCACGCCCGGCATGGTGCTGGCCGCGCACGAACTGCTGTCGCGCAACCCCGAGCCGACCGAGGACGAGATCCATGCCGCGCTGGCCGGAAACCTGTGCCGGTGCACCGGCTACCTGCGCATCTTCGAGGCGGTGCTCGAAGCGTCACGCCGGCAATGA
- the allB gene encoding allantoinase AllB — MIIRAERVLLPAGIAAAEIHVDGGRIVRVRTLGTAGTAGGTVLFPGLIDPHVHVNEPGRTDWEGFATASAAAAAGGITTIVDMPLNSVPATTDVRALELKRRAARGAPVNVEFWGGVVPGNGEALDALADAGVRGFKCFLSPSGVDEFEHVTERDLRLALPVLARRGLPLLVHAESPAALVAVEPAADPRRYATWLASRPAQAEVDAIHLLVTLCREYRARIHVVHVAAADGLDLIAAARKERLPLTAETCPHYLTFCAEQIADGDTLLKCAPPIRGRAHRDSLWRALDEGVLDLVATDHSPCPPSMKGDGDFVKAWGGIASLELSLAAVWTAAAARGCPLERLAGWLCAAPARLAGLADRGVIAEGMRADLVEWDPDAAFVVDQEALRQRHKRTPYHGLRLRGRVRRTWVGGRVVYGDAG, encoded by the coding sequence GTGATCATCCGCGCCGAACGCGTCCTGCTCCCGGCGGGCATCGCCGCCGCCGAGATTCACGTGGACGGGGGCCGCATCGTCCGCGTGCGCACCCTGGGGACGGCAGGCACCGCGGGCGGCACCGTGCTCTTCCCTGGCCTGATCGATCCCCACGTTCACGTCAACGAACCCGGACGCACCGACTGGGAAGGTTTCGCGACCGCGAGTGCGGCTGCGGCCGCCGGCGGGATTACCACGATCGTCGACATGCCGCTCAACAGCGTGCCGGCGACGACGGACGTGCGCGCGCTCGAGTTGAAACGCCGCGCGGCACGTGGCGCGCCGGTCAACGTGGAGTTCTGGGGCGGCGTGGTCCCGGGGAACGGCGAAGCGCTCGATGCGCTGGCGGACGCCGGGGTCCGCGGCTTCAAGTGTTTTCTGTCGCCGTCGGGGGTCGACGAATTCGAGCACGTCACCGAGCGGGACCTGCGCCTGGCGCTGCCGGTTCTCGCGCGCCGCGGCCTGCCGCTGCTGGTGCATGCGGAGTCGCCGGCCGCGCTCGTGGCGGTGGAACCTGCCGCGGATCCCCGGCGGTACGCGACCTGGCTCGCCTCGCGCCCCGCGCAGGCCGAAGTGGACGCCATCCACTTGCTGGTGACGCTCTGCCGCGAGTACCGCGCGCGCATCCACGTGGTCCACGTGGCGGCGGCGGATGGGCTCGATCTGATTGCGGCCGCCAGGAAGGAACGGCTGCCGCTGACGGCGGAAACCTGTCCGCACTACCTCACGTTCTGCGCGGAGCAGATCGCGGACGGCGACACGCTGCTGAAATGCGCTCCGCCGATTCGCGGCCGCGCGCATCGCGACTCGCTGTGGCGCGCGCTCGACGAAGGGGTGCTGGATCTCGTGGCCACGGATCATTCGCCGTGTCCGCCGTCGATGAAAGGGGATGGGGATTTCGTCAAGGCCTGGGGCGGCATCGCGTCGCTCGAGCTGTCGCTCGCCGCGGTGTGGACGGCCGCCGCGGCGCGGGGCTGTCCGCTCGAGCGGCTCGCCGGCTGGCTCTGCGCCGCGCCGGCGCGTCTCGCCGGTCTGGCCGACCGCGGCGTCATCGCGGAGGGGATGCGCGCGGACCTCGTCGAGTGGGATCCGGACGCGGCGTTCGTCGTCGACCAGGAGGCGCTGCGGCAGCGCCACAAGCGGACGCCGTATCACGGGCTGCGGTTGCGCGGCCGCGTGCGGCGCACCTGGGTCGGCGGCCGGGTCGTGTATGGTGATGCGGGATGA
- a CDS encoding N-acyl homoserine lactonase family protein, which yields MIRTSIVLCCLLFAHAARPTQTPGAVTYEAFAVRFGILPAFPVSSLVAGADPARRLDIPVMVWLLKGSNGRQVLIDAGFYRQKFLDQWKPRDHRSPAAAVAAAGVPAEAITDIIISHAHWDHVDGADLFPKATVWIQREEYRYYTGDAWHARNTHGGVDAEDMAALLKINTDGRLRFVEGDDREILPGIRAYTGGRHTFASQYVSAATPAGTAVFTSDNVYLYENLDKRAAIAQTLDAGSNVKAQDRVRTLASSPRLIVPGHDPAVFERFERVGDGIVRIR from the coding sequence ATGATCCGGACATCGATCGTCCTCTGCTGTCTGCTGTTCGCGCACGCCGCGCGGCCGACGCAGACGCCGGGCGCGGTGACCTACGAGGCGTTCGCCGTTCGCTTCGGCATACTACCTGCGTTTCCGGTGTCCAGCCTGGTTGCCGGCGCCGACCCGGCGCGCCGGCTGGACATCCCCGTCATGGTCTGGCTCCTCAAGGGATCGAACGGGCGGCAGGTGTTGATCGACGCCGGGTTCTACCGCCAGAAGTTCCTCGACCAGTGGAAGCCGCGCGACCATCGGTCGCCGGCCGCGGCGGTTGCCGCCGCGGGCGTTCCCGCGGAGGCGATCACCGACATCATCATCTCTCACGCGCACTGGGATCACGTCGACGGCGCGGACCTGTTCCCCAAGGCAACCGTCTGGATCCAGCGCGAGGAGTATCGCTATTACACCGGCGACGCGTGGCACGCCCGCAACACGCACGGCGGCGTCGACGCCGAAGACATGGCGGCGCTGCTGAAGATCAACACCGACGGGCGGCTGCGATTCGTCGAGGGCGACGATCGGGAGATCCTGCCCGGGATTCGCGCCTACACGGGAGGCCGGCACACGTTCGCGTCACAGTACGTCAGCGCCGCGACGCCGGCGGGAACGGCGGTGTTCACCTCCGACAACGTGTATCTCTACGAGAATCTCGACAAGCGCGCCGCCATCGCGCAGACCCTCGACGCCGGCAGCAACGTCAAGGCGCAGGATCGCGTGCGCACGCTCGCATCCAGTCCGCGGCTGATCGTCCCGGGACACGATCCCGCCGTCTTCGAGCGGTTCGAGCGCGTGGGCGACGGTATCGTGCGAATCAGATGA